A window from Apteryx mantelli isolate bAptMan1 chromosome 15, bAptMan1.hap1, whole genome shotgun sequence encodes these proteins:
- the BLOC1S6 gene encoding biogenesis of lysosome-related organelles complex 1 subunit 6, which produces MSVAEQPEGKEGAAAAGSAVPGRSLGSTDASPDEGVVEDMPMIDEKAVEQLTEGLISHYLPDLQRSKLALKELTQNQVVLLETLEQEISKFKECNSILDINALFSEAKHYHNKLVNIRNEMMMLHEKTSKLKKRALKLQQKRQKEELEREQQREKELEREKQLTAKPARRT; this is translated from the exons ATGAGCGTCGCGGAGCAGcctgaggggaaggagggagcggcggcggccggctccGCCgtcccggggcgctcgctgg GTTCTACTGATGCATCTCCAGATGAAGGAGTAGTAGAAGATATGCCTATGATAGATGAGAAAGCTGTGGAGCAGCTAACTGAAGGATTAATTTCTCATTATTTACCTGATCTTCAGCGATCAAAATTAGCACTAAAGGAACTTAC ACAGAACCAAGTGGTATTATTAGAAACATTAGAGCAAGAAATTTCAAAATTCAAAGAATGTAACTCCATTCTTGATATCAATGCCTTG ttttcagaAGCTAAGCACTATCACAACAAGCTAGTGAATATTAGAAATGAAATGATGATGCTCCATGAGAAGACATCAAAGTTAAAA AAAAGAGCACTTAAGCTGCAacaaaagaggcagaaagaagaaCTAGAACGAGAACAGCAACGTGAGAAGGAACTTGAAAGAGAGAAGCAGCTAACAGCAAAACCTGCCAGGAGGACATGA